One segment of bacterium DNA contains the following:
- a CDS encoding helix-turn-helix transcriptional regulator — protein sequence MNKEYDLNNQLIKFGHAVKKRREALGYSVRKLEENSGISKTLISQVENCLRESFPKKTTIKLLNDALKFKNNELLILADVLASSKDESRNKDDQNQNWQEKLQTFLAVNTELNVGNIQKAISFTESLIIIQNITDNEFGDKFPALREKFKNIIN from the coding sequence ATGAATAAAGAATACGATTTAAATAATCAATTGATAAAATTTGGACATGCTGTTAAAAAAAGACGTGAAGCCCTTGGTTATTCTGTAAGAAAACTTGAAGAAAATTCAGGAATAAGTAAAACGCTAATAAGTCAAGTTGAAAACTGCCTGAGGGAGAGTTTCCCCAAAAAAACAACAATAAAACTGTTAAATGATGCTTTGAAATTTAAAAATAACGAACTTTTAATTCTTGCGGATGTTTTAGCTTCATCCAAAGATGAAAGCAGAAACAAAGACGATCAAAACCAAAACTGGCAAGAAAAATTACAAACATTTTTAGCTGTTAACACTGAGCTAAATGTTGGGAATATTCAAAAAGCTATATCTTTTACAGAAAGTTTAATAATAATCCAAAATATTACAGATAACGAATTTGGTGATAAATTTCCTGCACTACGAGAAAAATTTAAGAATATTATAAATTGA